TTTTTTCCAGGAGGGGTTTATGAATATTTTATTAGTTGTACTTACTGTAGCGTTAATATTCTGTATAGCAAAATTAATTTTAAAAAAATATAATACAGTTTTTATTTTCGTAGCAACAGGTATAATAGTTTTAACGATTATTACTGCAATAAAGGGAGTTTCAATTTTACCAGAGGCTCAGAGTACAGGAAACATTTATTTAGATGTTCTTGAGTTTGTTAAGAAAAAGATGATAAGTAACACAGCAGGACTTGGAATTGTATTAATGACTGTTACAGGTTATGCGATGTTTATGTCTCATATTGGTGCTTCTACAAAGTTAGCTTTAAAAGCTACAAAGCCATTAAAGAAATTTAATTCACCTTACTTTGTACTTGCAATCATCTTTGTTATAGGTTGTATGCTAAAACTTGTAATAACAAGTCACTCAGGTTTAGGATTATTAATGGTAGCAACAACTTTCCCTATTTTATTAAATCTTGGTGTAAGTAGATTAAGTGCAGGAGCTGTAATGTGTTTCACAGGATTCCTTGATTGGGGACCTAATGACTCAAGTGCAATCTTTGCTGCAAAACTTGTAAATATGGAAGTAATGGATTACTTTTTACAATATCAAGGTAAAGTATCTTTAATAGTTTTAGCTGTATCAGTTATCTTTATTCCTATTTACTACAGCCGTTTAGATAAGAAAATGAAAGATTCAGGAATGGATTTAGATAAAATAAAAGAAATAGAAGATCCTGATTGTCCAGGATACTATGCAATACTTCCAATAATTCCATTAGTATTAGTAGCAGTATTTAGCTTTGTTGACTTTATAAAAATGGATGTTGTTACAGCTAACTTAGTATCATTTGTACTAGCATTCGTTCTTGAAGTTATAAGACATAAAGATGTTAAAAAAGCAGCTGCAGGAACAGAAGTTATTTTAAAATCAATGGGAACATGTTTTGCTAACATTGTATCAATAGTTATTGCAGCAGCAATCTTTGCAGAAGCAATTAAACAAATTGGTGGAGTAACAATAGTTGCAAACTTCCTAGCTTCTTTAAACGGAGGACTTTTAATTACAATGTTCCTAATGTCATTAATAACATTTGGTGCAGTTATACTTCTTGGAAGTGGAAATGCTTCATGGTATGCTTT
This genomic window from Fusobacterium perfoetens contains:
- the dcuC gene encoding C4-dicarboxylate transporter DcuC, which gives rise to MNILLVVLTVALIFCIAKLILKKYNTVFIFVATGIIVLTIITAIKGVSILPEAQSTGNIYLDVLEFVKKKMISNTAGLGIVLMTVTGYAMFMSHIGASTKLALKATKPLKKFNSPYFVLAIIFVIGCMLKLVITSHSGLGLLMVATTFPILLNLGVSRLSAGAVMCFTGFLDWGPNDSSAIFAAKLVNMEVMDYFLQYQGKVSLIVLAVSVIFIPIYYSRLDKKMKDSGMDLDKIKEIEDPDCPGYYAILPIIPLVLVAVFSFVDFIKMDVVTANLVSFVLAFVLEVIRHKDVKKAAAGTEVILKSMGTCFANIVSIVIAAAIFAEAIKQIGGVTIVANFLASLNGGLLITMFLMSLITFGAVILLGSGNASWYAFGPLVPGIAEQMGVSALWIALPMQLATAIGRSLSPVAGVVIAVAGLAEVTVEELIKHSVIPMVVAFIVNVIASYLILSL